The following nucleotide sequence is from Endozoicomonas sp. GU-1.
GTATGCCCTTGCTGTTTTTCATAACAAAAATCCATCGTTACTGGCCTGCGATGACAAACGTGAACAGCCCACTATCAAGGAAAACGCCAAGAGTTTATATCATGTTCAAAATATACCCTGTGATACCTATCTGAGATCAATAATTGATCACGTTAAGACAAAGCATATTCGACCACTGTTTCTCGCCCTTTTTGCTTATTGTCAGCGTCGTGGGAAATTGAAACATTTTCAATATTTTAAAGAGGGCTACCTGGCTCCCATTGATGGCACACAAACTTTTACGTCAAAGAGTATCAATTGTAAAAACTGTTGCACAAAAAACGCCGACAATCCTAAAAAAACAACTGTTTTCTATCATCAGTTATCCGCGATCTGTCTTGTAAAGCCAGGATTGAAAACAGTTCTGCCGTTAATGCCAGAACCTATTACTCAACAAAAAGATGCTTCCAAAAATGACTGTGAAGTGCGTGCCCTTGAACGCATTCTGGAAGATCTCTCCAGGGAACACTACCACCTGAAATTGGTACTGGGTTTAGATGGTCTCTATTCCAAGGGGCCAACCCTTAAACTCATCCGGTCTTATGGTCACAATTTTATCACTGTTGCCAAGGACAGTGATCATGAGGCTTTGCTGGAAGCCGTTGATGATCTGGACCGGGAAGGCAAAGTCCGTCGGTTCACTTATACCGACAAACGGGGTCACCGGCATTCGTCTCGCTACGTAAACGATGTTCCACTCAATAAGTCACATCCTGATTTTATGGTCAATTATGTCGACTATGTGGAAACGGATTCGGATGGAAAAATAAAGTACTGCAATAGCTGGGTAACCAGCCTGCCCATTCACAACCATATGTGTTGCATGAAAATCATGCGAGGAGGACGCGCACGGTGGTTAATTGAAAATGAAACGTTCAATACACTGAAGAATTTGGGTTACAGTCTTGAGCATAACTATGGTCATGGTGAAGAGAATCTGGCAAGCAACTTTGCCTGTCTGATGTTTCTTGCCTTTCTGATTGATCAAATTGTTGAGCTTTCCTGCCCATTATTTAATGAAGCGCTGAAGGCTAACAAGCGGAAAAAGATTTTTTGGGAAAAGCAGAGGAATTTTTTTGAGATTTTTGTGGTTAGTTCCTGGGTGTTATTCATGAAGGGGCTGATCTTGCAGGGTACACCTGAACCAAAACCGAAAGGCAAGCGAGTGAAACCAAGTGAACAGCCAAAACGGAAAATGATCAGCATCCGGAGTTTATTCCCTGATACGGCATAGTTACCAAATAATAACCCATTTTCTTCAGTGAATTTAAGTTAACCTATGGATCAGATTTTGTGCTGAGTTTTTTGTTTGTGTCCAAAAAAGTAATGAGACAATTAAGGGAAAATCTTTATTTTTTCCCTTTTTGCGGGAATTGCTGACCGCAGGCAGTGTCTGCTGATGACCGATCAGGTTCTGCACTATGGCCCGGCGCAGGGCGACCCTGACTTCGGCCGTGAGCTGCCAGGTTTCCTTGTTATTTTCCGAGGACTCTAACAGCGTAGAGCCAATGGTACGAATATCACTGACCGGAACATCTTCCACCAATAACTCCCGGAGGACTTTGGAAAAAATGCTGATGGAAATTTTTTTCGGAATTAACTCGTCGGCCAGTTTCGGGGAGTAATGGCGTAGCTTATCCACCAGTTGTTCGACTTCATCGTGACCAAGCAGTTCACTGGCATGTTCATCGATGATTTTATTCAAGTGCGTTGCCATGACACTGGCGGGATCAACGACGGTATACCCCAGTCCTGATGCATGATCTCTGTCGGAAGGTTCAATCCACAGTGCATCCAGCTGGTAAGCCGGGTCTTTGGTTGGGGTGCCATTAAGCTCGCCAAACACCTCACCGGGGTTGATGGCTAATAACTTTCCCGGATCAACCTGCCCTTCAGCAACGGTGACTCCCTTTAATTCGATGGTATAGCTATCGGGTTTCAGGCTTAAATTGTCTTTGATATGGACACTGGGAACCAGAAAGCCCAGCTGGCGGGACTGGCTTTTGCGGATACCTTTGATCTGGGTTAACAGCTGCCCACCCTGTTTTTCGTCAGCCAGGGTAATCAGCCGGAAGCCCAGTTCTATTTTCAAGGTATCTACCGGCGGAATATCTCCCCATGACCAGGAGGTATCCGGTGAGCTTTGCTCCTCCGGCTCCCTGGTATCGTCCTGTTCAGCAGGTATTGAGTTTTTATTGAGCCACCAGAATACCAGTAAGACCAATGCACCCAGGCCCACAAAAGGAATAAATGGCATGCCGGGAACCAGCCCCATAACGATCAGGATAACACCGGTCAGCATCATGGCTTTGGGGGATGACAGCATCTGCTCCGATACCTGGTCCCCCATATCGGCGGATTCTGATACCCGGGTTACCATCATGGCAGCGGCTGTTGACAACAACAGTGACGGGATCTGGGCGACCAGACCATCACCAATGGTCAACAGTGAATAGACAGTAAAGGCCTCACCGGCACTTAGCCCATGGCCAAGCGTACCGATCAGCATACCGCCAATAATATTGATGGCCAGAATCAGCAGGCCTGCCACCGCATCGCCACGGACAAATTTACTGGCACCGTCCATGGAACCGTAGAAATCTGCCTCCCGTCGTACACTCTCCCGACGGTCATGGGCTTTTTGCTGGTCAATAATGCCAGCATTCAAATCGGCATCAATGGCCATCTGCTTGCCCGGAAGAGCGTCCAGAGTGAAACGGGCGGTAACTTCTGATATTCGACCTGCCCCTTTGGTAACGACGACAAAGTTGATAATGACCAGAATGGCAAAAACCACCAGGCCGACCACATAGTTGTTGCCAATCACCACCTCACCAAAGGATTGAATCACTTTACCGGCAGCATCCGGGCCGGTATGACCGTTCAGTAAAACGACACGGGTTGAGGCAACATTCAGGGCCAGACGGAGTAAGGTAGAGACCAGCAGAATGGTTGGGAAAACGGCAAAATCCAATGGCCTGAGCGTGTAAACACTGACCAGTAAAACCAGCAGGGAGAGGGCTATGTTAAAGGTGAAAAAAGCATCCAGCATAAAAGACGGCATGGGGAGTGTTACCATGCCAAGGGTCATCAGAACGACCAATGGAATACCAATACGCAGTCCATTGGTTTTGCCCGATAACTCTCCCAGCAGACGTTGAGCTTCCCTGATCATTGTCTGGTCCTTGTGATAAAGCCTGGTTATCCCTGCTTATCCCACTTTTCCTGAAAAGCACGGGGAACCTCCGGTTCCGGCATTTCTGGCCTTGTGGGCATTCTTCCAGCCTGATAGTCATTCAGGTGCTTGATGTAAGCCAATATCTGAGCGACAGCTATGTACAGCTCGTCGGCTATTTCCTGGTTTAGTCCTGTCGTGTGATAGACCACCCGGGCCAGTACCGGTGACTGAATCACCGGGCGATTATATTCCCTGGCCACTGCACACATTCTCAGGGCAACCTGATCAACGCCTTTGGCCACCAGATAGGGCGCTTTTGCCCGGTGCTGGTCGTAGCGAATAGCCACGGCAAAGTGTGTCGGGTTGGTGATGATCACATCGGCTCCCGGCACCGCCTGCATCATACGTCGACCGGCAATTTCCTGCTGCTTTTCCTTCAAGCGGGAGCGAACTTCAGGCTGCCCCTCCAGCTCTTTCATTTCATCACGCATTTCCTTGGGTGTCATGCGTAACTTGCGTAAATGGCTCCATTGCTGAAATGGAATATCGATGATGCAGATAATCACCAGCGCCAGGGTCATCATCGCAATAGCCTTAACCAGGTAACCTGCTCCCAGGTAAAGGGCACTGGTAATAGATAACTGGTTAATGGTCATTAACTCGACAAAAAACCACTGGGCAGTGAGCCAGAGACAAAAGCCAAGCAGGAGCAGTTTGGCAATGGACTTGACCACTTCCATCAGTGAGCGGGCCGAAAACATCCGCTGCAGTCCTTTCAGTGGACTGATGCGTTCGCCTTTAAACTGCAGCAGCTTATTACTGAACAGCCAGCCACCCAGTGCCAGGGAAGCACCAACGGTAGCCAGGGTGATCAGCAGGAAAAACGGCATCAGCCCTGAGAACCCTTCGGTCAGGCTGTTAACCAGATGGCTTTTCAGCCAGTTTTCCTGACGAAGCACGGCTTTATCAAAGGTGAAACTGGTGCGCATAACGCTCTGCAACTGCTGGCTGATCAGGTTGCCGCTAAACCACATGGCCAGCAAGGTACCGCCAATCAGGGCGGTAGTCACCAGCTCCCGGGAGCGGGGAACCTGACCTTCTTCCCGGCTTTTCTGGATTTTTCGTTCGGAAGGCTCTTCGGTGCGTTCTTCCTGTTGGGGGTCATCGGCCATTCTTGAGAACCCTCATCTATAACAGCAGGCTGGACAGTGCTTCCAGCCCCGCTTCTGTGAATCGAACGAATATTCCTGAAAACTGACTGCTGACCAGCATTAAAATAATCAGACCGCCCAGCATGGTCAGCGGGAAGCCAAGGCTGAAAATATTGAACTGGGGTGCTGAGCGGTTCATTACGCCAAAGGTAAAGGAGACAATCAGCAGGGAGATAATAGCGGGCACCACCATCAACAGGGCGCTGGCAAACATCCATGACACCAGCCCCGGCAATTGCTCCAAAACAATTCGGGAGAGATCAAGCGGTGCCACTGGCAGGATGGTGAAGCTCTCAATGATGATGGTAATGGCCACAAGATGCCCGTCCAAGGCCAGAAACATCAGGAAACTCAGCAGTTGAAACAGCTGACTGATAATAGGAATCTGAACACCGTTGATCGGATCGATCATCACCGACATGCCCAGCCCCATCTGCATGGAAACCAGCTCACCCGCAGAGGTGAAGATGGCAAAATAAATTTGCAGGATTAATCCCATGGCAAAGCCGATGGCCAATTGTTGCAGGGTAATCAGCAGAGCTGCTCCTGATATAGGCTCCACGGCAGGAACAGCGGGCAGTAATGGGGCTATCAGAAAGGAAATGGCCAATGCCATCAGCAGGCGTATTCTGGGGGCAACCACCTGACTGCTGACCATGGGCATGGTCATCAACAGCGCGGCAACCCGAAACAGGGGCCAGAAGTACTGACCAAGCCAGCCGGTCAGCTCGCTGAAGGTAAACCCGATCATCAGGCCAGCAGCTCCGGGACCAGCTCATAAAGCCGGATAAACAGATCCATAGACTCCTGAATCAGCCAGTTGCCTGCCAGGCCAATGGTAATCAGGGTGGCCAGCAGTCGTGGCAGAAAGCTCAGTGTCTGTTCATTGATCTGGGTGGCGGCCTGAATGGTGCTGATCACCAGACCCACCAGCATGCCGGGGAGTATGATGACTGACACCATGATAACGATCAGGGTCAGTGCGTCTTTGAAAAGGTCCGCCACAACTTCCGGTGTCATGGGCTCTCCTTGCTCTGTTCCGGGTTGTTGGCCCATTTATTTATACAAAGATATATAAAATCATTTTTTTAATCTAAAAACGACTGAAAAAAATCATTAATTTGTTTAAGTGGATTCAGGCGGTCACCGAATAGTGGGGTTCAGCGTTTCTTAAAACTATAAAGAACAGAAATATCGCTGAAGTTTCATAGCGAATATCCATGGATGGAGAAATAAACAATGGCAATGACCGTAAATACCAATACTTTTTCAATGAATGCCCAGCGTCAGCTGATGCGTACCGAAGGTGGTCTGCAGAGCGCTATGCAGCGCCTTTCTTCAGGGCTTCGTATCAACAGTGCTAAGGATGATGCTGCAGGTCTGCAGATTGCCAATAGAATGCAGACACAAGTAAATGGCATGTCAGTTGCCATTCGTAACGCTAATGATGGTATTTCCTTGGCTCAGACTGCTGAGGGAGCTATGGAGGAAATGACTGTCAGCCTGCAGCGTATGAGAGACTTGGCTCTACAAGCTTCTACTGGCACATATGGAGCTGAAGATGTTAGTGCTTTGGATGCTGAGTTTGATGCTTTGGTTCTGGAGTTAGACCGTATTGCCGATACGACCGAATTTAATGAAAAGAAAATGCTGAATGGAGCAAATGCCACCATCAACATTATTGTTGGGACTGATGTAACTGCGGACAATACAATCGCTGTAACGTTCGACAACTTTGTCTCTGATAATTTTGGTAATGCTGGGGCTGATTTGACGGCACTGGATATTACTACGGGGGCAGCGGCAGCTGTTACAGCTATTGATACGGCTCTTCAGGATGTTGATACTCAGCGGGCTAGTCTGGGTGCAATACAAAATCGTCTAAGCTCTACGATCAATAATCTTTCTAATATCCGTGAAAATCTAACTGCTTCACGTAGCAGGGTGATGGATGCTGATTTTGCTAAAGAAACAGCCAAATTGAGCAGTTCTCAGGTAATGCAGCAAGCCGGTACAGCAATTCTGGCCCAGGCCAATGCTATTCCTCAGAACGTACTGTCTCTGCTCCGTTAAGTTGTGGGCAGTGGTTTCGTTTATTTCAACGGGAGCTTTTGCTCCCGTTCTTTATGTTTCAAAAGCAGCGCCGACATCAAACAGATAGTAATTTAATCAGGGGCTGATTATGTTCAGTGTTTCAGGTCTTTATTCCGGGCTGGATGTCAATTCTTTGGTTACCGCCCTGGTCAATGCTGAGCGGGCTCCTACTGAATCCCGGCTAAACCGGAGTGAAGAGGCCTATCGGGTTGAACTCTCTGCAGTTGCGTCCCTGAAATCATCCCTGGAGTCTTTTCAGAGCCAGATTGAATCGTTGAATTCCGTTAATGGTTTTAGCCCACGAGCTTTCAACATCAGTGACGAAACTTTAATAGGGGCTTCTGTGACCAGCTCTGCAGCACAAGGCAGTTACACCTTTACCGTGGAGCAAATGGCCAGCCGTCATCAATTGGCCTCTCAGGCCATAGCCGATGATGCCAGCATAGGCTCGGGCACCGCCATCTTCACCGTCAATGGTGAAACCTTCTCAGTCACTATTGCAGCAGGCAGTGACACACTCACCGGGCTGCGGGACGCCATCAACAGCTCAGCAGATAACAACAGCATTCAGGCCGTCATTATTAACGACAGTGACCAGCAACGGTTAATGCTCACCAGCCGTGAAAGTGGTGCAGATTATGCCATCAGCAGTGATTTCAGCGGCCTGACAGGTGGCACCGCAGCCCTTGGTGCGTTCACTGAGCTGCAGTCTGCTCAGGATGCCATGATTGCATTTGGCAGTGGTGCTTCTGCCATCACAGTGACCTCGCCAGATAATACCCTGGAAAACCTGGTGGATGGAGTCACGATTGATCTTAAAGCGTCTTCCTCTAATTCAGTCACACTGGACGTCACCTTGGATAAAGATGGCGTTAAAACGTCCATCCAGTCATTTGTTGATACCTGGAATACCCTCAAAACCACGTTTGACCAGTTAACGGATTACAATGGTGTATCCGCCGGAGCCCTTAATGGGGATGCCCAGACCCGTTTGCTGGAGTCACAGCTTCGTCGGGAGCTGAGCCAGCTGTTTGGTGATGACGGGGATCCCTTTCGAACTCTGGGTGACCTTGGCCTGAAAACCACCGGTACTGGTGAGCTTTCTATTGATAACAGTCGTCTGGATGATGCTCTAAACCGTAACTTTGATGAACTGGCTTCAGCACTTGCTGGCGACAGTGGGTTAATGGCACGGCTGGAGGAGAGGCTGGCAGGTTTTCTGGGAACCGATGGCGCTCTGGCTGACAGGGAAAAACGTATTAATGAATCATTGAGTGACATCAATGATGATCGGGCCGATCTTGAACTGCGCCTGGAACGAACACAAAGCTACTACCAGCAACAATTCCTCGCCATGGAAAACCTGCTGGCCTCGTTAAACGGCACCAGTCAGTGGCTGACCAACAATCTGACGTCCATCAACAACAATAACCAGTAAATACGGAGCATGTATGAAGCGGCCAGGGATCAGCGCCTATCAACAGCAGCAGCGGGCTTCAGTGGAAGTGGCAAAGCCCGAGCAGCTGGTAGCAACACTGTTTAATAAGTTGATGGAGACACTGGCAAAAGCCCGTCACTACATGGAAGAACAAGACCTGAGTAAGAAGGTTGACCGAATTAATTTATCCATAGATATCCTGCTGGTGCTGGAACAGTCCCTTGACCATGAGAAAGGCGGTGAACTGGCGGGTAATTTGCAGGGACTTTATCAGTACTGCATCAAACGACTGACCGAAGCCAATGCCAGTAATGATGTGACCATGATTGATGAAGTCTCCGGATTGATGGGAGAGATCAGAGAGGGGTGGCAGTCGGTTGTTAACGGTACTGTTGAAGACAATGCGGTAGCCAGCGCAGGTTAAAAATGAAAGAGCATAACCTCTCCGTGACTGATTATGTCGATAAGCTGAGATCCTTTGAACTGGATCTTGAAGCATCTCTGGAATCAAAAGACTGGGATCGGATGATGGCTGTTAATCAGGATTTGCAGGGATTTTTTCAACAGATGTCGGATGCCGGTGTAACCAATCAGCCCCCGGTTCAGGGGGCCCTCGCCAGAGTACAGGTATTGTGCAGCGCCCTGATGCAGGTATGTAGCCGACACCGGGCTGATAGCCTGTCGGTGATCAAAAAAACTCGAAAGGATAGTCTGGCACTTTCCAGCTATCAGCGAGCCAGTAATTTCCGAAGGTTGTAATGGCAGCAATTCAGCATTTGCCCGCTACGAACCTCCCTGTGCCAGCAGTGCCGCAGCACCAGGCTCCTTCTGGTGACCAACATTTGTTGTTTCATCGGATTTATCAGCAAATGGATGCTTCTGGAAATACCAATGGGTTGACAGACGTCCTGCCTGCTTTTCCAGAGCAGCTGATGCCCCGGAATGGTGAGCTTGAACAACCGTTAGAACCTTATGGGGGGCAGCCCGCCTTGTCAGCAGGTTCTTTCACTCCTGCGATAATGCATCTTGGCAAGGCATCCTGTTCTGACCTTGCTTCGTCAGATATTGGTCGGGCATTTTCAACACAAATAAGTCTGCAAGGGGCTGATTCTGTTCGTGCAGGTGCGGTAAGCCAATACCCGGTATCTCCAGAGGTCGCAGAATTGGCGGATGGCCGAAATCAAGGACTCCGGACGGTAGCGGACATCAGCAATCAAACGATGTTGCCAGGCAATAGCTCAAGGCAGCTGTCTCAAGCTCAATTGAGAGGCTCTGGGAGTGAGCCATTATTCATTGCTAGAACGCTCTTTACCGGTGATTCAAAAACGCTAAATGGTATCCATGGCCAGGGCGCAGCTCTGCCGAATGATGCTTTCAGCCAAACGGAACAGCCGCAAGGTATTGTGACTAAGGCAGCTGATCCCTTTTTGCCAGAAGTTCATCCTCTTATCAGCCAGGTAAAGATTCGAGAGCAGGCACATTTCAATTTGACTCCGTTCTCAGAAGCTGAACCCATTCATGGGAATCAGGTGTCTCATGGGGGAAAACTGCATGTGCCTGCTTCGGTTGAAGCCAATACTGAGACTCTGCAACAGAAGGCCATTTCTCACAGGGAAGTCATTTTCCCTCAGTCACTATCGCCTCAACGCCTGGGCACTGAACTGATCCAGATGCTCAGAAAAGGTGAGACCGGGCTGGAAATCCGGCTTGATCCACCAGAACTTGGACGTCTATCGCTGTCTGTTTCCCTGGATGCAGAATCGCTCTCCCTTCAGGTGACCGCGTCTTCAGCCACTACCCGGGACCTGCTACTAAACCAGTCTGAACGACTGAGACAGGTTTTAGCCGAACACAGTGTGGATTTATCAGAATTATCAGTCGATGTTCATTCCGGCCAGGGAGAGCAGGCCGGGAGGCATCAAGCGGCAAACATGGCCGCTTCAGAAA
It contains:
- the fliD gene encoding flagellar filament capping protein FliD, whose product is MFSVSGLYSGLDVNSLVTALVNAERAPTESRLNRSEEAYRVELSAVASLKSSLESFQSQIESLNSVNGFSPRAFNISDETLIGASVTSSAAQGSYTFTVEQMASRHQLASQAIADDASIGSGTAIFTVNGETFSVTIAAGSDTLTGLRDAINSSADNNSIQAVIINDSDQQRLMLTSRESGADYAISSDFSGLTGGTAALGAFTELQSAQDAMIAFGSGASAITVTSPDNTLENLVDGVTIDLKASSSNSVTLDVTLDKDGVKTSIQSFVDTWNTLKTTFDQLTDYNGVSAGALNGDAQTRLLESQLRRELSQLFGDDGDPFRTLGDLGLKTTGTGELSIDNSRLDDALNRNFDELASALAGDSGLMARLEERLAGFLGTDGALADREKRINESLSDINDDRADLELRLERTQSYYQQQFLAMENLLASLNGTSQWLTNNLTSINNNNQ
- a CDS encoding flagellin N-terminal helical domain-containing protein, translated to MAMTVNTNTFSMNAQRQLMRTEGGLQSAMQRLSSGLRINSAKDDAAGLQIANRMQTQVNGMSVAIRNANDGISLAQTAEGAMEEMTVSLQRMRDLALQASTGTYGAEDVSALDAEFDALVLELDRIADTTEFNEKKMLNGANATINIIVGTDVTADNTIAVTFDNFVSDNFGNAGADLTALDITTGAAAAVTAIDTALQDVDTQRASLGAIQNRLSSTINNLSNIRENLTASRSRVMDADFAKETAKLSSSQVMQQAGTAILAQANAIPQNVLSLLR
- the fliR gene encoding flagellar biosynthetic protein FliR, with protein sequence MIGFTFSELTGWLGQYFWPLFRVAALLMTMPMVSSQVVAPRIRLLMALAISFLIAPLLPAVPAVEPISGAALLITLQQLAIGFAMGLILQIYFAIFTSAGELVSMQMGLGMSVMIDPINGVQIPIISQLFQLLSFLMFLALDGHLVAITIIIESFTILPVAPLDLSRIVLEQLPGLVSWMFASALLMVVPAIISLLIVSFTFGVMNRSAPQFNIFSLGFPLTMLGGLIILMLVSSQFSGIFVRFTEAGLEALSSLLL
- a CDS encoding flagellar biosynthetic protein FliQ, which gives rise to MTPEVVADLFKDALTLIVIMVSVIILPGMLVGLVISTIQAATQINEQTLSFLPRLLATLITIGLAGNWLIQESMDLFIRLYELVPELLA
- the fliS gene encoding flagellar export chaperone FliS; this translates as MKRPGISAYQQQQRASVEVAKPEQLVATLFNKLMETLAKARHYMEEQDLSKKVDRINLSIDILLVLEQSLDHEKGGELAGNLQGLYQYCIKRLTEANASNDVTMIDEVSGLMGEIREGWQSVVNGTVEDNAVASAG
- the flhA gene encoding flagellar biosynthesis protein FlhA, which encodes MIREAQRLLGELSGKTNGLRIGIPLVVLMTLGMVTLPMPSFMLDAFFTFNIALSLLVLLVSVYTLRPLDFAVFPTILLVSTLLRLALNVASTRVVLLNGHTGPDAAGKVIQSFGEVVIGNNYVVGLVVFAILVIINFVVVTKGAGRISEVTARFTLDALPGKQMAIDADLNAGIIDQQKAHDRRESVRREADFYGSMDGASKFVRGDAVAGLLILAINIIGGMLIGTLGHGLSAGEAFTVYSLLTIGDGLVAQIPSLLLSTAAAMMVTRVSESADMGDQVSEQMLSSPKAMMLTGVILIVMGLVPGMPFIPFVGLGALVLLVFWWLNKNSIPAEQDDTREPEEQSSPDTSWSWGDIPPVDTLKIELGFRLITLADEKQGGQLLTQIKGIRKSQSRQLGFLVPSVHIKDNLSLKPDSYTIELKGVTVAEGQVDPGKLLAINPGEVFGELNGTPTKDPAYQLDALWIEPSDRDHASGLGYTVVDPASVMATHLNKIIDEHASELLGHDEVEQLVDKLRHYSPKLADELIPKKISISIFSKVLRELLVEDVPVSDIRTIGSTLLESSENNKETWQLTAEVRVALRRAIVQNLIGHQQTLPAVSNSRKKGKNKDFPLIVSLLFWTQTKNSAQNLIHRLT
- a CDS encoding flagellar hook-length control protein FliK; translated protein: MAAIQHLPATNLPVPAVPQHQAPSGDQHLLFHRIYQQMDASGNTNGLTDVLPAFPEQLMPRNGELEQPLEPYGGQPALSAGSFTPAIMHLGKASCSDLASSDIGRAFSTQISLQGADSVRAGAVSQYPVSPEVAELADGRNQGLRTVADISNQTMLPGNSSRQLSQAQLRGSGSEPLFIARTLFTGDSKTLNGIHGQGAALPNDAFSQTEQPQGIVTKAADPFLPEVHPLISQVKIREQAHFNLTPFSEAEPIHGNQVSHGGKLHVPASVEANTETLQQKAISHREVIFPQSLSPQRLGTELIQMLRKGETGLEIRLDPPELGRLSLSVSLDAESLSLQVTASSATTRDLLLNQSERLRQVLAEHSVDLSELSVDVHSGQGEQAGRHQAANMAASETLLQADWGRDNVEYLSGAQLFRSGGGRLLDHFV
- the flhB gene encoding flagellar biosynthesis protein FlhB; this translates as MADDPQQEERTEEPSERKIQKSREEGQVPRSRELVTTALIGGTLLAMWFSGNLISQQLQSVMRTSFTFDKAVLRQENWLKSHLVNSLTEGFSGLMPFFLLITLATVGASLALGGWLFSNKLLQFKGERISPLKGLQRMFSARSLMEVVKSIAKLLLLGFCLWLTAQWFFVELMTINQLSITSALYLGAGYLVKAIAMMTLALVIICIIDIPFQQWSHLRKLRMTPKEMRDEMKELEGQPEVRSRLKEKQQEIAGRRMMQAVPGADVIITNPTHFAVAIRYDQHRAKAPYLVAKGVDQVALRMCAVAREYNRPVIQSPVLARVVYHTTGLNQEIADELYIAVAQILAYIKHLNDYQAGRMPTRPEMPEPEVPRAFQEKWDKQG